The following are encoded in a window of Allosphingosinicella indica genomic DNA:
- a CDS encoding thioredoxin domain-containing protein — protein sequence MKALIQTGALSLAMLLAGCGDNKTADGNSSTAATAPVGEAIPAPNGGDWTTTVSATPEGGFIMGNPNAPVKVVEYASMTCPHCRDFSATGTPQLVEKYVKTGQVSYEFRNFLLNAIDMSASLLARCGGATPFFKLTEQMYQTQDQWVGKLQTLSPDQQKAFEGMAPNQVTGAIADAAGLIDFVRVRGIPEEKARQCLANQSEIDKLVELGQKTMQQHPDFPGTPTFLINGEMARNTGTWEALEPQIREKL from the coding sequence ATGAAAGCTCTGATCCAGACCGGCGCGCTGTCGCTGGCGATGCTCCTGGCCGGCTGCGGCGACAACAAGACGGCGGACGGCAACAGCAGCACCGCGGCCACTGCCCCGGTCGGCGAGGCGATCCCGGCGCCCAACGGCGGCGACTGGACGACCACCGTCTCCGCGACGCCCGAAGGCGGCTTCATCATGGGCAATCCGAATGCGCCGGTGAAGGTCGTCGAATATGCCTCGATGACCTGCCCGCACTGCCGCGATTTCTCCGCGACCGGCACGCCGCAGCTCGTAGAGAAATATGTGAAGACGGGCCAGGTCAGCTACGAATTCCGCAACTTCCTGCTGAACGCGATCGACATGTCGGCATCGCTGCTCGCGCGGTGCGGCGGGGCGACGCCCTTCTTCAAGCTCACCGAGCAGATGTACCAGACGCAGGACCAGTGGGTCGGCAAGCTGCAGACGCTCTCGCCCGATCAGCAGAAGGCGTTCGAGGGCATGGCGCCCAACCAGGTGACCGGCGCGATCGCCGACGCCGCGGGGCTCATCGATTTCGTCCGCGTCCGCGGCATTCCGGAGGAGAAGGCGCGCCAGTGCCTCGCCAACCAGAGCGAGATCGACAAGCTGGTCGAGCTCGGCCAAAAGACGATGCAGCAGCATCCGGACTTCCCGGGCACACCCACCTTCCTCATCAACGGCGAGATGGCGCGCAACACCGGCACGTGGGAAGCGCTCGAGCCGCAGATCCGCGAGAAGCTGTGA
- a CDS encoding thioredoxin domain-containing protein, with product MITRAIAAALAVAALGAAASLPAQPAGKAAARDWTRAVSATPDGGFRVGNPAAPMKLVEYGSLTCDHCAHFARDGMPKLLAGPVKSGQLSFEFRNFVRDPYDMTAALLARCAGPGDFFALTDALFDAQRDWIARYQAMTPAQSAEMNALTQGQKIDKLAEFGGLYAIAARHGVPAAKAKACVTDEAAFKKLAEMRKIAAERDQLQGTPHFLLNGKPLAVHDWAGLEPLLKTPAG from the coding sequence ATGATTACCCGCGCGATCGCCGCCGCGCTTGCCGTCGCCGCACTGGGGGCGGCGGCGTCGCTCCCCGCGCAGCCGGCGGGCAAGGCGGCGGCGCGCGACTGGACCCGTGCGGTCAGCGCGACGCCGGACGGCGGCTTTCGTGTCGGCAATCCGGCGGCGCCGATGAAGCTTGTCGAATACGGATCGCTGACCTGCGACCATTGCGCCCATTTCGCGCGTGACGGGATGCCCAAGCTCCTCGCCGGGCCGGTGAAGAGCGGGCAATTGAGCTTCGAATTCCGCAATTTCGTGCGCGATCCCTACGATATGACCGCGGCGCTCTTGGCGCGCTGCGCCGGGCCGGGCGATTTCTTCGCGCTGACCGACGCTTTGTTCGATGCGCAGCGCGACTGGATCGCGCGCTATCAGGCGATGACGCCCGCGCAATCGGCGGAGATGAACGCGCTGACGCAGGGGCAGAAGATCGACAAGCTCGCCGAGTTCGGCGGGCTCTATGCGATCGCTGCGCGCCACGGCGTTCCGGCTGCCAAGGCGAAGGCCTGCGTCACCGACGAGGCGGCGTTCAAGAAGCTTGCCGAGATGCGCAAGATCGCCGCCGAGCGCGACCAGTTGCAGGGCACGCCGCATTTCCTGCTCAACGGCAAGCCGCTCGCTGTCCACGACTGGGCGGGGCTGGAGCCGCTGCTCAAGACGCCGGCCGGCTGA
- the smc gene encoding chromosome segregation protein SMC, with amino-acid sequence MRIKRLKLSGFKSFVEPAELRIEPGLTGVVGPNGCGKSNLLEAIRWVMGEGSAKSLRGAGMEDVIFAGTATRPSRDFAEVSLLAERAAGEGVAESGIPADGEIEVTRRIERGAGSAYRVNGRDVRAKDVALFFADAATGAHSPALVSQGKISAVIAAKPTERRQMLEEAAGIAGLHVRRKDAEQKLRATETNLTRIDELLADMEQRASALKRQARAAERYRKLSDEIRVAEGRVIFARWREAAAAADAAKRDADAAVAAVDKAAEAQRAAAAWQTQAATTLADRRKDSQAAREAATALAHRLATLRAEQGGVERRIAELAGRQKVLAADRTREAALGEDARAALARLEAELAAIAARLADAEAARGTIDIRTVEREDAARDAEAALARVRARQAAEQAEARVAGAALETARAKLARAEAEAARIAEQLGEIGDAAPLVEERRAARAKREAAEQALAGAATAIADAEAARQAAAARRDAAESNVAAARAALATLESEAKALVRAVERQGGGDRAIDRVKAAPGYERALAAALGDDLEAALEGDGPRRWAGAAPAAGDPALPAGSDPLSDHVEAPPALARRLAQIAVVESDDDALALAVGQRLVTRDGRLRRWDGFVATGIGAAAAERLIRVNRLAEIESALPKAAAEVSEAETGVADARTAIDAARERTEAARRSEGEAAAAIREAGRAEDAANVAIERLEMRRTGLAERADQAAADLESARQAFGEAEAAASSLPDSAATEEEVAALRKAAETAGAALAEVRAEAATHARAVSADKQRAEAATRELTDWKARVSDAAKRHADMGRRIAEAEAEAETLADAPERLARDVSTAEGEAGEASTAAEAAATAEREAEEALRGTEARLAEVGEALALARETRAGAVARHENQEMRRVEMGRIAGEKFECPPPLLPERAGFDEATIRIAQEESATRDRLTVDRERIGPVNLVAERELAELEDSRTINQSEREELGLAINRLRGSIGSLNREGRARLLAAFEAVDRHFRSLFTTLFDGGQAHLELIESDDPLEAGLEIMAQPPGKRLQSLTLLSGGEQALTAVALIFALFLTNPAPICVLDEVDAPLDDANIERFCDLLDRMTGETDTRYLIVTHNAVTMSRMHRLFGVTMIEKGISRLVSVDLGGAERLLAAE; translated from the coding sequence TTGCGGATAAAGCGGCTCAAGCTTTCCGGCTTCAAGAGCTTCGTCGAGCCGGCGGAACTCAGGATCGAGCCGGGGCTGACCGGCGTCGTCGGCCCCAACGGCTGCGGCAAATCCAACCTCCTGGAAGCGATCCGCTGGGTGATGGGCGAGGGCAGCGCGAAGTCGCTGCGCGGGGCGGGGATGGAGGACGTGATCTTCGCCGGCACCGCGACGCGGCCGTCGCGCGACTTTGCCGAAGTGTCGCTGCTTGCCGAGCGTGCGGCGGGCGAGGGGGTGGCGGAATCGGGCATCCCCGCGGACGGCGAGATCGAGGTGACGCGGCGGATCGAGCGCGGCGCCGGCTCCGCCTATCGCGTCAACGGGCGGGACGTGCGCGCGAAGGACGTCGCGCTGTTCTTCGCCGACGCCGCGACCGGCGCGCACAGCCCGGCGCTCGTCAGCCAGGGCAAGATCAGCGCGGTGATCGCCGCCAAGCCGACCGAGCGGCGGCAGATGCTGGAGGAAGCGGCGGGTATCGCCGGGCTCCACGTCCGCCGCAAGGATGCGGAGCAGAAGCTGCGCGCCACCGAGACCAACCTCACGCGCATCGACGAGCTGCTGGCCGACATGGAGCAGCGCGCCTCGGCGCTCAAACGGCAGGCGCGCGCGGCGGAGCGATATCGCAAGCTCAGCGACGAGATCCGCGTCGCCGAGGGGCGGGTGATCTTCGCGCGCTGGCGCGAGGCGGCGGCGGCGGCGGATGCCGCGAAGCGCGATGCCGATGCGGCGGTAGCAGCGGTCGATAAAGCAGCCGAAGCGCAGCGCGCCGCGGCGGCGTGGCAGACGCAAGCCGCGACCACGCTGGCCGATCGGCGGAAGGACTCGCAGGCCGCGCGCGAGGCGGCGACCGCGCTCGCGCATCGCCTCGCGACGCTGCGCGCCGAGCAGGGCGGCGTCGAGCGGCGCATCGCCGAGCTTGCCGGCCGACAGAAGGTGCTTGCGGCCGATCGCACTCGCGAGGCGGCGCTGGGCGAGGACGCGCGCGCCGCGCTGGCTCGGCTGGAAGCGGAACTGGCGGCGATCGCGGCGCGGCTCGCCGATGCGGAAGCCGCGCGCGGCACGATCGATATCCGTACCGTCGAGCGCGAGGATGCGGCGCGCGATGCCGAAGCCGCGCTCGCCCGCGTTCGCGCGCGCCAGGCAGCCGAGCAGGCCGAGGCGCGGGTCGCGGGCGCGGCGCTGGAAACGGCGCGCGCCAAGCTCGCGCGGGCGGAGGCGGAAGCCGCGCGCATCGCCGAGCAATTGGGCGAGATCGGCGATGCCGCGCCGCTGGTCGAGGAACGGCGCGCAGCACGGGCGAAGCGCGAAGCGGCGGAACAGGCGCTGGCCGGTGCGGCGACGGCGATCGCGGATGCGGAGGCCGCGCGGCAGGCGGCGGCGGCGCGGCGCGATGCGGCGGAAAGCAATGTCGCGGCCGCGCGCGCGGCGCTGGCGACGCTCGAATCCGAAGCCAAGGCGCTGGTCCGTGCGGTCGAGCGGCAGGGCGGCGGCGACCGCGCGATCGACCGGGTCAAGGCGGCGCCGGGTTATGAACGCGCGCTTGCTGCTGCGCTGGGTGACGATCTCGAGGCCGCGCTGGAGGGTGACGGCCCGCGGCGCTGGGCGGGCGCGGCACCGGCGGCGGGCGATCCCGCCCTGCCGGCGGGCTCCGATCCGTTGAGCGATCATGTCGAAGCGCCCCCGGCGCTGGCGCGGCGGCTGGCGCAGATTGCGGTTGTCGAGAGCGACGACGATGCGCTCGCCCTGGCGGTTGGTCAGCGGCTGGTGACGAGGGACGGTCGGCTGCGGCGCTGGGATGGCTTCGTCGCGACCGGCATTGGCGCCGCCGCGGCGGAGCGGCTGATCCGCGTCAACCGCCTCGCCGAGATCGAGAGCGCGTTGCCGAAGGCGGCGGCGGAAGTGAGCGAGGCGGAGACCGGCGTCGCGGATGCGCGCACGGCGATCGATGCGGCGCGCGAGCGAACCGAGGCGGCGCGGCGCAGCGAGGGCGAAGCGGCGGCGGCAATACGCGAGGCGGGGCGCGCCGAGGATGCCGCCAATGTCGCGATCGAGCGGCTCGAGATGCGCCGCACTGGCCTTGCCGAACGCGCCGACCAGGCGGCCGCGGATTTGGAAAGCGCACGGCAGGCCTTCGGCGAGGCGGAGGCAGCGGCGTCGTCCTTGCCGGACTCGGCCGCCACGGAAGAGGAAGTCGCCGCGCTGCGCAAAGCGGCGGAGACGGCGGGCGCTGCCTTGGCCGAAGTCCGCGCCGAAGCCGCGACCCATGCGCGGGCGGTGAGCGCAGACAAACAGCGCGCCGAGGCGGCGACGCGCGAACTGACCGACTGGAAGGCGCGCGTGTCCGACGCCGCCAAGCGCCACGCCGACATGGGCCGCCGCATCGCCGAAGCCGAAGCGGAAGCGGAAACGCTCGCCGACGCGCCCGAGCGGCTGGCGCGCGATGTCTCTACTGCCGAGGGCGAGGCGGGCGAAGCCAGCACCGCCGCTGAAGCCGCTGCCACCGCCGAGCGCGAGGCGGAAGAGGCGCTGCGCGGCACCGAGGCAAGGCTCGCCGAGGTGGGCGAGGCGCTGGCGCTGGCGCGCGAGACGCGCGCGGGCGCGGTCGCGCGGCACGAGAATCAGGAGATGCGCCGCGTCGAGATGGGGCGGATCGCGGGCGAGAAGTTCGAATGCCCGCCGCCGCTGCTGCCCGAGCGCGCCGGGTTCGATGAAGCGACGATCCGCATCGCGCAGGAGGAGTCCGCCACACGCGACCGACTGACCGTCGACCGCGAGCGGATCGGCCCGGTCAATCTCGTCGCCGAGCGTGAACTGGCCGAGCTGGAGGACAGCCGCACGATCAACCAGAGCGAGCGCGAGGAGCTGGGGCTTGCGATCAACCGGCTGCGCGGATCGATCGGCAGTCTCAACCGCGAGGGCCGCGCGCGACTGCTCGCCGCGTTCGAGGCGGTCGACCGCCATTTCCGCAGCCTCTTCACCACGCTCTTCGACGGCGGCCAGGCGCATCTCGAGCTGATCGAATCGGACGATCCGCTCGAGGCGGGGCTGGAGATCATGGCGCAGCCGCCGGGCAAGCGGCTGCAATCGCTGACTCTGCTTTCGGGCGGCGAGCAGGCGCTGACCGCGGTGGCGCTGATCTTCGCCTTGTTCCTCACCAATCCGGCGCCGATTTGCGTGCTCGACGAGGTCGACGCGCCGCTCGACGATGCCAATATCGAGCGCTTCTGCGACCTGCTCGACCGGATGACGGGCGAGACCGACACGCGCTACCTGATCGTCACGCACAATGCGGTGACGATGAGCCGGATGCACCGCCTGTTCGGCGTGACGATGATCGAGAAGGGCATCAGCCGCCTCGTCAGCGTCGATCTCGGTGGCGCGGAGCGATTGCTGGCGGCGGAGTAA
- the ypfJ gene encoding KPN_02809 family neutral zinc metallopeptidase encodes MKLDDYRSSDNVGDQRGMSFGGGGGGGMGMLLGLVGSKFGIGGILVVVVLAMLFGFNPFGGGTPTRQVAQSGKSAAEACAVNPESRFSCQVLASTEDTWGTIFQENGQTYRPAGLIFYDRNGQSGCGAAQSAMGPFYCPNDNRIYLDTSFFAELQNRFGAAGDFAQAYVIAHEVGHHIQQITGTLDQAQTAQARAGQAEGNEVQVRVELQADCYAGVWAARNRERLEAGDVEEGMRAAEAIGDDTLQKAAQGYAVPESFTHGTSAQRMAWLRRGLESGNPNTCDTFSGNI; translated from the coding sequence ATGAAGCTCGACGATTACCGCAGCAGCGACAATGTGGGTGACCAGCGCGGGATGAGCTTCGGCGGCGGCGGGGGCGGCGGAATGGGCATGCTGCTCGGCCTCGTCGGCAGCAAGTTCGGCATCGGCGGCATCCTCGTCGTCGTGGTCCTCGCCATGCTGTTCGGCTTCAACCCGTTCGGCGGCGGCACGCCCACCCGGCAGGTCGCGCAGAGCGGCAAGAGCGCGGCCGAGGCCTGCGCGGTCAATCCCGAAAGCCGCTTCTCCTGCCAGGTGCTCGCCAGCACCGAGGATACGTGGGGCACCATCTTCCAGGAGAACGGCCAGACCTACCGGCCTGCGGGGCTTATCTTCTACGACCGCAACGGCCAGTCGGGCTGCGGCGCCGCACAATCGGCGATGGGGCCGTTCTACTGCCCGAACGACAACCGCATCTATCTCGACACCAGCTTCTTTGCCGAGCTGCAGAACCGCTTCGGCGCGGCAGGCGATTTCGCGCAGGCTTATGTCATCGCGCACGAAGTCGGCCATCACATCCAGCAGATCACCGGTACGCTCGATCAGGCGCAGACTGCGCAGGCGCGCGCCGGCCAGGCCGAGGGCAATGAGGTGCAGGTGCGCGTCGAGCTGCAGGCGGATTGCTATGCCGGTGTATGGGCCGCGCGTAACCGCGAGCGGCTGGAGGCCGGCGACGTCGAGGAAGGCATGCGCGCCGCCGAGGCGATCGGCGACGACACGCTGCAAAAGGCCGCGCAGGGCTATGCGGTGCCGGAGAGCTTCACCCACGGCACCTCGGCACAGCGCATGGCCTGGCTCCGCCGCGGGCTGGAAAGCGGCAATCCCAACACCTGCGACACGTTCAGCGGGAATATCTGA
- a CDS encoding patatin-like phospholipase family protein: MADANPNRRAKTPQHLPLPDMVALVLQGGGALGAFQAGVFEALADTAIEIDWVAGISIGAVNAAIIAGNPPESRVAKLRSFWNQATSALPSLSLEGTDAWQQAVHLFSAGYVAATGVPGFFNPRLVPPVFAAPGSADALSFYDSAPLAATLDAHVDWQLLNDGPMRLSVGAVNVESGNFRFFDTTTDRIDARHIMASGALPPGLPPVEIDGCLWWDGGIVSNTPLTHVLDHQAGDMLVFQVDLFPARGARPHTIMDVYSREKDIRYSSRTRQVTDQLLRLRKERELIRKVLDKLPPALSKDDDVAALRALAAERAVSVVHLIYRARGWEGGARDFEFSRDSMDHHWDEGRLAVASTLEKDALIASNIVDGKTASFDLAK, encoded by the coding sequence ATGGCTGACGCCAATCCCAATCGCCGCGCCAAGACGCCGCAGCATCTGCCGCTCCCGGACATGGTGGCGCTCGTCCTCCAGGGCGGCGGCGCGCTCGGTGCGTTCCAGGCTGGGGTGTTCGAGGCGCTCGCCGATACCGCGATCGAAATCGACTGGGTGGCGGGCATTTCGATCGGCGCGGTCAATGCCGCGATCATCGCCGGCAATCCGCCCGAGAGTCGTGTCGCCAAGCTCCGCAGCTTCTGGAACCAGGCGACCTCCGCGCTGCCCAGCCTGTCGCTGGAGGGCACCGACGCTTGGCAGCAGGCCGTGCATCTCTTCTCGGCCGGATATGTGGCCGCGACGGGCGTTCCGGGCTTCTTCAATCCCCGCCTGGTTCCGCCGGTTTTCGCCGCGCCGGGGAGCGCCGATGCGCTGAGCTTCTACGACAGCGCGCCGCTCGCCGCGACGCTCGATGCGCATGTCGACTGGCAATTGCTCAACGACGGGCCGATGCGGCTGTCGGTCGGCGCGGTGAACGTCGAGAGCGGCAATTTCCGCTTCTTCGACACCACCACCGACCGGATCGACGCGCGGCATATCATGGCATCCGGCGCGCTGCCGCCCGGGCTGCCGCCGGTCGAGATCGACGGCTGCCTGTGGTGGGACGGCGGCATCGTCTCCAATACCCCGCTGACCCACGTCCTCGATCATCAGGCGGGCGACATGCTGGTCTTCCAGGTCGATCTGTTCCCGGCGCGCGGCGCGCGGCCGCACACGATCATGGACGTCTATTCGCGCGAGAAGGACATCCGCTATTCGAGCCGCACCCGGCAGGTGACGGACCAGCTCCTGCGGCTGCGCAAGGAGCGCGAGCTTATCCGCAAGGTGCTCGACAAGCTGCCACCTGCGCTTTCGAAGGACGATGACGTCGCCGCGCTCCGCGCGCTCGCGGCGGAGCGGGCGGTGAGCGTCGTCCACCTCATATACCGCGCGCGCGGCTGGGAGGGCGGCGCGCGCGATTTCGAATTCTCGCGCGACAGCATGGATCACCATTGGGACGAAGGGCGGCTCGCGGTGGCGAGCACGCTCGAGAAGGACGCGCTGATCGCCAGCAATATCGTGGACGGCAAGACCGCTTCGTTCGATCTCGCCAAATGA
- a CDS encoding 3-hydroxybutyrate dehydrogenase yields the protein MSLKGKAALITGSTSGIGLAYAKTLAGAGAHIMLNGFGDRDAIAKIQREIEGLSGARTDYSDADLTNPAAIEAMIGQAKSSLGGVDILINNAGMQHVAPVDEFPIDKWNAIIALNLSAAFHAIRLAVPHMKEKKWGRIISTASAHSLVASPNKSAYVAAKHGIAGLTKTVALEVATHGITVNCISPGYVWTQLVEDQIPDTMKSRGLTREQVMNDVLLAAQPTKQFVTPEQVASLALYLCSDDAAAITGANLSMDGGWTAQ from the coding sequence ATGTCTCTCAAGGGTAAGGCCGCGCTCATCACCGGCTCCACCTCCGGCATCGGCCTCGCTTATGCCAAGACGCTGGCGGGCGCGGGCGCGCACATCATGCTCAACGGCTTCGGCGACCGCGACGCGATCGCCAAGATCCAGCGCGAGATCGAGGGACTGAGCGGCGCCAGGACCGATTATTCGGACGCCGATCTGACCAATCCCGCGGCGATCGAGGCGATGATCGGCCAGGCCAAGAGTTCGCTCGGCGGGGTCGATATCCTCATCAACAATGCGGGCATGCAGCATGTCGCGCCGGTCGACGAATTCCCGATCGACAAATGGAATGCGATCATCGCGCTCAATCTCTCCGCCGCCTTCCACGCCATCCGCCTCGCGGTGCCGCACATGAAGGAGAAGAAGTGGGGGCGGATCATCAGCACCGCATCGGCGCACAGCCTTGTCGCGAGCCCCAACAAATCGGCCTATGTCGCGGCGAAGCACGGCATCGCCGGCCTCACCAAGACGGTGGCCCTGGAAGTCGCGACCCACGGCATCACGGTCAATTGCATCAGCCCGGGCTATGTCTGGACCCAATTGGTCGAGGACCAGATCCCCGATACGATGAAGTCGCGGGGGCTGACCCGCGAGCAGGTGATGAATGACGTGCTCCTCGCCGCGCAACCGACCAAGCAGTTCGTGACGCCCGAACAGGTGGCGAGCCTCGCGCTCTATCTCTGCAGCGACGATGCCGCCGCGATCACCGGCGCGAACCTCTCGATGGACGGCGGCTGGACCGCGCAGTGA
- a CDS encoding DUF4893 domain-containing protein → MRVFPLAPAACALAAVLASACAAQGGGRSGLASAPAALDWRQLATDSDRFRLRQWRNAWMRALAEARTGGHAADVAKEGALLQPDAAIEWRTPPMGEYDCRVIKLGTKGAAGLPYVAYPPFRCRIRDEGGMTSFAKLSGSQRPLGLLVPARGGDRMVFLGTLQLGDETRALQYGRDRERDMAGFLDRIGPNRWRLAFPQPHFESKMDVMELVPRE, encoded by the coding sequence GTGAGAGTTTTTCCGCTTGCTCCAGCCGCTTGTGCGCTGGCCGCCGTCCTCGCTTCCGCCTGCGCCGCGCAAGGCGGGGGGCGCTCGGGCCTCGCATCGGCACCCGCAGCGCTCGACTGGCGCCAGCTCGCCACGGATTCGGACCGCTTCCGCCTTCGCCAGTGGCGCAATGCCTGGATGCGCGCGCTTGCCGAGGCGCGGACCGGCGGCCATGCCGCGGATGTCGCCAAGGAAGGCGCGCTGCTCCAGCCGGACGCGGCGATCGAATGGCGCACGCCGCCGATGGGCGAATATGATTGCCGGGTGATCAAGCTCGGCACCAAGGGCGCGGCGGGACTTCCCTACGTCGCCTATCCGCCGTTCCGCTGCCGCATCCGCGACGAGGGCGGGATGACGAGCTTCGCCAAATTGAGCGGATCGCAGCGCCCGCTGGGGCTGCTGGTCCCCGCGCGCGGGGGCGACCGCATGGTCTTTCTCGGCACGCTGCAGCTCGGCGACGAGACGCGCGCGCTGCAATATGGCCGTGACCGCGAGCGCGACATGGCGGGATTCCTCGACAGGATCGGACCGAACCGCTGGCGGCTGGCCTTTCCGCAGCCGCACTTCGAATCGAAGATGGACGTGATGGAGCTCGTTCCGCGGGAATGA
- a CDS encoding amidohydrolase, which translates to MKQGLFAAAALAAVLAAAPAAADPLSDAVKKDMPALMTLYKELHAAPELSMQEVKTSAKLAAEAKKLGFEVTTGVGKTGVVAVMRNGPGPVLLLRADMDGLPVVEQTGLPFASKVRATSVSGTESGVMHACGHDTHMSAWVGTARRLTAMKDQWSGTLVMILQPGEETGQGARAMLEDGLYTRFPKPTHAIAFHDSASLPAGVLGYTPGPSFANVDSVDIVVRGLGGHGAVPQNTKDPVVLGARIVGALQTLVSRELDPQDAAVVTVGSFQGGTKHNIISDEATLLLTVRSYNQKTRKMLLDGIARIAKGEAIAAGVPEDRMPVVKIRDGEFTPAAINTEGLTDSTVALFRTRFGQDRVRAVPPPMVGEDFGRYHLEDSKIESLIFWVGGVPQAKWDAVDGDTAKLPSLHSPFWAPEADTVISTATEAMVTAAMGVIGKS; encoded by the coding sequence ATGAAACAGGGACTTTTCGCCGCCGCGGCACTCGCCGCGGTCCTCGCCGCCGCGCCGGCCGCCGCCGATCCGCTGAGTGATGCGGTGAAGAAAGACATGCCGGCGCTGATGACGCTCTACAAGGAGCTGCACGCTGCGCCCGAGCTTTCGATGCAGGAGGTGAAGACCTCTGCCAAGCTCGCTGCCGAGGCGAAGAAGCTGGGCTTCGAAGTCACAACCGGCGTCGGCAAGACCGGCGTCGTGGCGGTGATGAGGAACGGCCCCGGCCCGGTGCTGCTGCTGCGCGCCGACATGGATGGGCTCCCCGTCGTCGAGCAGACCGGGCTGCCCTTCGCCAGCAAGGTGCGCGCGACCAGCGTTTCGGGCACCGAGAGCGGCGTGATGCACGCCTGCGGGCACGACACGCACATGTCCGCCTGGGTCGGCACCGCGCGCCGGCTGACGGCGATGAAGGATCAATGGTCGGGCACGCTGGTGATGATCCTGCAGCCCGGCGAGGAGACGGGCCAGGGCGCGCGCGCGATGTTGGAGGACGGCCTCTACACCCGCTTCCCGAAGCCCACCCATGCGATCGCCTTCCACGACAGCGCGTCGCTTCCCGCCGGCGTGCTCGGCTATACGCCCGGGCCGTCCTTCGCCAATGTCGACAGCGTGGACATCGTCGTGCGCGGGCTCGGCGGGCATGGGGCGGTGCCGCAGAACACCAAGGATCCGGTCGTGCTCGGCGCGCGGATCGTCGGCGCGCTCCAGACCTTGGTCAGCCGCGAGCTCGATCCGCAGGATGCCGCGGTGGTCACCGTCGGCAGCTTCCAGGGCGGCACCAAGCACAACATCATCTCCGACGAGGCGACGCTGTTGCTGACGGTGCGCAGCTACAACCAGAAGACGCGGAAGATGCTGCTCGACGGCATCGCGCGGATCGCGAAGGGCGAGGCGATCGCCGCCGGCGTGCCCGAGGACCGGATGCCGGTGGTCAAGATCCGCGACGGCGAATTCACCCCGGCGGCGATCAACACCGAGGGGCTGACCGACAGCACCGTGGCATTATTCCGCACGCGCTTCGGCCAAGACCGCGTCCGCGCGGTGCCGCCGCCGATGGTGGGCGAGGATTTCGGCCGCTATCACCTTGAGGACAGCAAGATCGAGAGCCTGATCTTCTGGGTCGGCGGCGTGCCGCAGGCGAAATGGGACGCGGTCGACGGCGATACGGCGAAGCTGCCCTCGCTCCACAGCCCGTTCTGGGCGCCTGAGGCCGACACCGTCATCTCCACCGCAACCGAGGCGATGGTGACGGCGGCAATGGGCGTGATCGGCAAGAGCTGA